One genomic region from Vibrio sp. STUT-A11 encodes:
- a CDS encoding molybdopterin guanine dinucleotide-containing S/N-oxide reductase, whose protein sequence is MTNMTRRGFLKGTGMAAGAMAFTSFSPLSVASSDARGKGILTAGRMGPMLCEVQDGKLISTTNALPQTVPNSLQSTGPDQVHTKARVKYPMVRKGYLANPSSPQGVRGSDEFQRVSWDEAYKLIHEQHMRIRKTYGPASVFAGSYGWRSSGVLHKAQTLLQRYMSMAGGYSGHLGDYSTGAAQIIMPHVMGSIEVYEQQTTYPVILEHSDVVVLWGLNPINTLKIAWSSTDCAGLEFFHQLKKSGKTVIAIDPIRSETIEFFGDNAEWIAPHPMTDVAMMLGIAHTLVKQGKHDKAFLEKYTTGYDLFEAYLFGEEDGVEKSAEWASGICGVPVKQLELLADIFSQNRTMLMSGWGMQRQQYGEQRHWMLATLASMLGQIGLPGGGFGLSYHYSNGGNPARDAGVLPAISASLGGGSSAGNDWAVSGAVQSFPVARIVEALENPGKSYQHNGHELTFPDIKMIWWAGGANFTHHQDTNRLIRAWQKPELIVISEPYWTAAAKHADIVLPITTSFERNDMTMTGDYSNQHLVPMKQVVEPQGEARNDFDVFADLSEMLAPGGRDVYTEGKTEMEWLYGFYKVAQQGGRGSRVAMPNFSKFWEDNQLIEMKWNEKNAQFVRYADFREDPVLNPLGTPSGKIEIYSKTIEGYQLDDCLPHPAWFEPTEYTGNAHEDELQLMTAHAAHRLHSQFNYAKIREEYAIANREPIWIHPDDAKLRGIKTGDLVRAFNGRGQVLVGAEVTDRIKQGSVCIHEGGWPDLDPNTGICKNGGCNVLTLDIPTSRLGNGCAANSALVRIEKYIGPELELTAFEPPKNG, encoded by the coding sequence ATGACTAATATGACCCGCCGCGGATTTCTGAAAGGCACTGGTATGGCGGCCGGTGCGATGGCATTCACTTCCTTTTCACCGTTGTCAGTCGCCTCCTCGGATGCGCGTGGCAAAGGTATCTTAACGGCTGGCCGCATGGGCCCGATGCTGTGTGAAGTGCAAGATGGCAAGTTGATATCAACGACGAATGCATTACCTCAAACGGTACCAAATAGCTTGCAAAGTACTGGGCCGGATCAAGTTCATACCAAAGCTCGGGTAAAATACCCAATGGTACGAAAAGGTTACCTGGCGAACCCATCCTCACCGCAAGGCGTTCGAGGCAGTGATGAATTTCAACGTGTGTCCTGGGATGAGGCTTACAAGCTGATCCATGAGCAACACATGCGTATTCGTAAAACCTACGGACCAGCTTCTGTATTCGCCGGCTCGTATGGTTGGCGTTCTAGCGGTGTGCTACACAAAGCGCAGACCTTGCTACAACGCTACATGAGTATGGCAGGCGGTTATTCTGGTCACCTGGGCGACTACTCAACGGGTGCCGCACAGATCATCATGCCGCACGTTATGGGTTCTATTGAAGTATATGAGCAACAGACCACTTACCCTGTGATTCTCGAACATAGTGATGTCGTAGTGCTTTGGGGCTTGAACCCAATCAATACGTTAAAAATTGCCTGGAGTTCCACTGATTGTGCTGGCCTTGAGTTTTTCCATCAACTGAAAAAGTCGGGAAAAACGGTGATTGCGATTGACCCGATCCGCTCTGAAACCATTGAGTTCTTTGGCGACAATGCAGAATGGATAGCACCGCATCCAATGACTGACGTGGCGATGATGCTGGGTATCGCACATACATTGGTCAAACAAGGCAAACACGATAAAGCGTTTTTGGAGAAATACACCACAGGCTATGACTTGTTTGAAGCTTACTTATTCGGCGAAGAAGACGGTGTTGAGAAGTCAGCCGAATGGGCATCAGGCATCTGTGGCGTTCCTGTGAAACAGTTAGAGTTGCTGGCTGATATCTTCAGTCAAAATCGCACCATGCTGATGTCTGGCTGGGGAATGCAGCGTCAACAATATGGTGAGCAACGCCACTGGATGCTGGCAACATTAGCATCCATGTTGGGTCAAATCGGCCTTCCAGGCGGTGGTTTTGGGCTCTCTTACCACTATTCAAACGGTGGTAACCCAGCCCGTGATGCTGGTGTACTTCCTGCAATTTCTGCATCGTTGGGCGGCGGTTCATCAGCGGGTAATGACTGGGCGGTGTCGGGGGCAGTCCAAAGCTTCCCGGTGGCGCGAATTGTTGAAGCGCTAGAAAATCCCGGTAAATCTTATCAGCATAATGGTCATGAACTGACGTTCCCAGATATCAAAATGATTTGGTGGGCTGGGGGCGCGAACTTTACTCATCACCAAGATACCAACCGCCTGATCAGAGCGTGGCAAAAACCGGAGTTGATCGTGATTTCTGAACCTTACTGGACGGCGGCTGCGAAGCACGCGGACATCGTTCTGCCGATCACCACGTCGTTTGAACGTAACGATATGACCATGACGGGTGACTACAGTAACCAGCACTTGGTTCCGATGAAACAGGTGGTGGAGCCACAAGGTGAAGCTCGCAACGACTTCGACGTATTTGCGGATTTGTCTGAAATGCTCGCTCCGGGCGGTCGAGATGTATACACCGAAGGCAAAACCGAGATGGAGTGGCTATACGGGTTCTACAAAGTAGCGCAACAAGGTGGTCGAGGTTCTCGTGTGGCGATGCCTAACTTCAGCAAATTCTGGGAAGATAACCAGTTGATCGAGATGAAGTGGAATGAGAAAAACGCTCAGTTTGTGCGTTATGCGGATTTTCGTGAAGATCCGGTTTTGAATCCATTAGGTACGCCGAGTGGCAAAATCGAAATCTACTCGAAAACCATCGAAGGTTATCAGCTAGACGATTGTTTGCCACATCCTGCTTGGTTCGAGCCGACAGAATATACTGGTAATGCGCATGAAGACGAGTTGCAGTTAATGACAGCGCACGCTGCACACCGTCTTCATAGCCAGTTTAACTATGCGAAAATCCGTGAAGAATACGCGATCGCAAATCGTGAACCAATTTGGATTCACCCAGATGATGCCAAGCTTCGCGGGATAAAAACTGGCGATCTGGTTAGAGCCTTTAATGGCCGAGGCCAGGTATTAGTTGGCGCAGAAGTGACGGATCGTATCAAGCAAGGTTCGGTATGTATTCACGAAGGTGGCTGGCCAGATCTGGATCCAAATACTGGGATTTGTAAGAACGGTGGCTGTAATGTGCTGACCCTGGATATTCCAACCTCAAGACTTGGCAATGGCTGCGCAGCAAACTCAGCATTGGTTCGTATCGAAAAATACATCGGTCCTGAGTTAGAACTGACCGCATTTGAACCACCAAAAAACGGCTAG
- the thiE gene encoding thiamine phosphate synthase has protein sequence MNAYRLYLVTDDQQDLATLKHVVSKAVEGGVTMVQVREKHGDVRAFIQRAQAVKDILKNTNVPLIINDRVDVALAVDADGVHLGQSDMPAHIARELIGPNKILGLSIEDEQQLAQVDTLPIDYIGLSAIYATPTKTNTQKHWGIDGLKMALNTTSLPIVAIGGINESTIPALSATGVHGLALVSAICHADDPKLACEYLLSLMS, from the coding sequence ATGAACGCCTATCGTTTGTATTTGGTCACCGATGACCAACAAGATCTTGCCACACTCAAGCATGTGGTCAGTAAAGCAGTGGAAGGTGGCGTGACCATGGTTCAAGTTCGTGAGAAACATGGTGACGTACGTGCTTTCATCCAACGGGCTCAAGCGGTAAAAGATATCCTCAAAAATACTAACGTACCTTTGATAATCAATGACCGAGTTGATGTTGCTCTTGCAGTCGATGCTGACGGCGTACACCTCGGTCAATCGGACATGCCTGCTCATATCGCACGCGAACTGATTGGTCCAAATAAAATCCTCGGTTTATCCATTGAGGATGAGCAACAACTCGCGCAAGTCGACACGCTACCAATCGATTACATCGGCTTAAGTGCTATCTATGCGACACCGACCAAAACCAACACCCAAAAACACTGGGGCATCGATGGATTGAAAATGGCACTCAATACTACATCTCTGCCGATCGTCGCGATTGGCGGGATTAACGAATCCACTATCCCAGCACTAAGCGCAACTGGTGTACACGGTTTGGCTCTGGTATCGGCTATCTGTCATGCCGACGATCCTAAACTGGCTTGCGAGTACTTACTTAGCCTGATGTCTTGA
- the thiM gene encoding hydroxyethylthiazole kinase, with the protein MLIEKITQALAAVRQQKPLVVNITNYVVMNNTANALLAIGASPIMAHSKQEMAEMMSFAGALVINIGTLDSHWTPRMLFAVEQANVNDKVVVLDPVGCGASTLRTETSRQIARLADKLIIRGNASEIIALAGEQTQSKGVDSLDSSDAALGAAEFLVAEYGANVVISGETDYIVTKSLTVTLSNGHEMMPYVTGMGCTLTALTGAFAAVGEESGLAAAAVLGVAGEIAAEQARGPGSLQLTLLDELYQLDEQTLAKRLKLTFIKD; encoded by the coding sequence ATGTTAATTGAAAAAATTACGCAAGCATTAGCCGCTGTACGTCAACAAAAGCCATTAGTGGTGAACATCACTAACTACGTGGTAATGAACAACACGGCAAACGCTCTGCTGGCAATCGGTGCCTCTCCAATCATGGCGCACTCCAAACAAGAGATGGCAGAAATGATGTCATTTGCCGGCGCGCTGGTGATCAACATTGGCACGCTCGACAGCCATTGGACACCTCGTATGCTCTTTGCGGTAGAGCAAGCCAATGTCAATGATAAAGTCGTCGTCCTCGATCCAGTAGGCTGCGGCGCAAGCACACTGCGAACAGAAACGTCTCGTCAGATTGCGCGTCTTGCAGACAAACTTATCATTCGTGGTAACGCGTCAGAAATCATTGCCCTAGCTGGCGAGCAGACTCAGAGCAAAGGGGTCGATTCTCTGGATAGCAGCGATGCTGCTTTAGGTGCGGCTGAGTTTTTGGTTGCAGAATATGGTGCAAACGTTGTTATTTCTGGCGAGACAGATTACATCGTGACGAAATCGCTGACCGTAACACTCAGCAATGGCCATGAGATGATGCCATACGTGACAGGAATGGGTTGTACGCTGACCGCGCTCACTGGGGCATTTGCCGCGGTGGGTGAAGAATCCGGTTTAGCCGCCGCTGCCGTACTTGGCGTAGCGGGTGAAATCGCCGCCGAACAAGCGCGTGGTCCGGGCAGCTTACAATTAACCTTGCTTGACGAGTTGTATCAGCTTGATGAACAAACACTGGCAAAACGACTCAAGCTTACCTTCATTAAAGACTAA
- the tenA gene encoding thiaminase II: MKYQDFIDACRQDWQEYTQHLFVKQLAQGTLAQPCFLHYLKQDFLFLKQYARAYALAIYKARTLYDMRRALPSVHALLDSEIAHHVTYCGQWGLTESDLENEPEDFGTVAYTRYVLDAGMTGDLVDLYAALAPCSIGYAVIGKMLMEDENTIIEGNPYASWITLYGGEEFQSGVAEGAAHFNELLAEIDINSQRGQNLIQVFKTATRMEVAFWQQGLNAQQD, from the coding sequence ATGAAATACCAAGATTTTATCGACGCTTGCCGTCAAGACTGGCAGGAATACACACAGCACCTTTTCGTTAAGCAATTAGCACAAGGTACGCTTGCTCAACCTTGTTTTCTGCATTATTTGAAACAAGACTTTTTATTTCTCAAGCAATACGCGCGCGCTTACGCATTAGCGATTTATAAAGCACGTACTTTGTATGACATGCGTCGTGCACTGCCGAGCGTACATGCGTTGTTGGATTCAGAAATCGCTCATCATGTGACTTACTGTGGTCAATGGGGCTTGACTGAATCCGATCTGGAAAACGAACCGGAAGATTTTGGCACCGTTGCCTACACACGCTATGTACTAGATGCTGGTATGACAGGTGATTTGGTTGACCTGTATGCGGCATTAGCGCCTTGCTCTATCGGCTACGCGGTTATTGGCAAAATGTTGATGGAAGATGAAAACACCATCATTGAAGGTAACCCGTACGCTAGCTGGATCACTCTCTATGGCGGTGAAGAGTTCCAGTCAGGTGTTGCAGAGGGCGCCGCGCACTTTAACGAGCTATTGGCTGAAATCGATATCAACAGCCAGCGCGGCCAGAACCTGATTCAGGTATTCAAAACGGCAACGCGTATGGAAGTCGCTTTCTGGCAACAAGGCTTAAATGCTCAGCAAGATTAA
- a CDS encoding ABC transporter substrate-binding protein, giving the protein MNKNKLISAAALLASIVSTNALAAEKELTLMLDWFVNPNHGPIVIAKERGYFKEQGLKINIQEPADPSTPPKLVAAGKVDMAISYQPSLTIDVAAGLPLIRSATLIATPLNTMMVLDNGKNDSLADLKGKKIGIAIAGNEEATIGTMLAQENVKFSDVQIINVGWALSSSLASGKVDAIWGGLRNFETNQLALEGYQAKAFFPEEHGVPAYDELVFVANANTYDKEAIKAFNKALEQATTYIVNHPKASWKEFVAYSPDTLNNELNQRAWNDTLTRFALRPSAVDLKRYDDYAEFMYSQKIIETLPKAKDYVPSFD; this is encoded by the coding sequence GTGAATAAAAACAAACTTATTAGCGCTGCAGCTCTGCTTGCTTCAATTGTTTCAACTAACGCACTGGCGGCCGAAAAAGAGCTGACTTTGATGTTGGATTGGTTCGTGAATCCGAACCACGGCCCTATCGTTATTGCGAAAGAGCGTGGTTACTTTAAAGAGCAAGGCTTGAAGATCAACATTCAAGAACCTGCCGACCCAAGCACACCACCTAAACTGGTTGCCGCTGGCAAAGTGGATATGGCGATTTCATACCAACCAAGTCTGACGATTGATGTTGCCGCTGGCCTGCCACTGATTCGATCAGCAACGTTAATCGCAACCCCACTGAATACCATGATGGTGTTGGACAACGGTAAGAACGACAGCCTTGCCGATCTCAAAGGCAAGAAGATCGGTATTGCTATCGCGGGTAATGAAGAAGCAACCATCGGCACAATGTTGGCACAAGAGAATGTGAAGTTTTCTGACGTACAAATCATCAACGTTGGCTGGGCGCTATCTTCCTCTCTGGCATCAGGCAAAGTGGATGCGATTTGGGGTGGACTGCGTAACTTCGAAACCAACCAGCTTGCGTTAGAAGGTTACCAAGCTAAAGCTTTTTTCCCAGAAGAACACGGTGTTCCTGCCTATGATGAGCTTGTGTTTGTCGCCAATGCAAACACTTACGACAAAGAAGCAATCAAAGCCTTTAACAAAGCGTTGGAGCAAGCCACGACCTACATCGTAAACCATCCCAAAGCGTCTTGGAAAGAGTTTGTCGCTTACTCTCCAGACACGCTGAACAACGAACTGAACCAACGCGCGTGGAATGACACTTTGACACGTTTCGCGCTTCGCCCATCCGCAGTTGATCTAAAACGCTACGACGATTACGCCGAGTTCATGTACTCACAAAAAATCATCGAAACGCTACCAAAAGCGAAAGATTACGTGCCTAGCTTTGACTAA
- a CDS encoding ABC transporter permease, with product MSDMTQYNSVSDRISKKERVTHPALRLVISTAVILGLWQLIVVAFNMPSFILPAPVDVLNRLLSRYDVLLVHTWVTAQEILLGLGLGLSMGLLFALQMLLFEPLKRWLLPILIASQAIPVFAIAPVLMLWLGYGIASKVVMAAIIIFFPVTTCCYDGLRNTPTGYLDLAKTMGASKWQLLRHIQLPAALPTLASGIRVAVVIAPIGAVVGEWVGSSEGLGYLMLQANARMIIDEMFAALFILAVLSIALYFITDKLLKKAIPWESK from the coding sequence ATGAGTGATATGACTCAATACAACTCCGTCTCAGACCGTATCAGCAAAAAAGAACGAGTCACCCATCCAGCTCTGCGCTTGGTGATCAGCACAGCGGTCATTTTAGGTCTGTGGCAACTGATTGTCGTGGCGTTCAATATGCCCAGCTTCATTTTGCCTGCGCCTGTTGATGTGCTGAATAGATTGCTCTCCCGCTATGACGTGTTGCTCGTACACACCTGGGTCACGGCACAGGAAATCCTGCTTGGTCTTGGACTCGGTTTATCGATGGGATTGCTGTTTGCGCTGCAAATGTTGCTGTTCGAACCACTAAAACGCTGGCTGCTACCGATTCTGATTGCTAGCCAGGCAATTCCGGTATTTGCCATTGCACCCGTTCTGATGCTTTGGCTTGGCTACGGCATCGCTTCAAAAGTCGTGATGGCAGCGATCATCATCTTTTTCCCTGTTACGACGTGTTGTTACGACGGTTTACGCAATACCCCAACCGGATACCTGGATTTGGCGAAAACCATGGGCGCCTCGAAATGGCAACTGCTGCGTCACATTCAATTGCCCGCGGCACTGCCAACATTGGCTTCAGGCATTCGTGTCGCAGTCGTTATCGCCCCAATTGGAGCGGTCGTCGGCGAGTGGGTCGGTTCAAGTGAAGGCTTGGGTTATCTAATGCTACAAGCCAACGCACGCATGATCATCGACGAGATGTTTGCCGCGCTGTTTATCCTCGCCGTGTTGTCCATTGCACTCTACTTCATCACTGACAAATTATTGAAAAAAGCCATCCCTTGGGAAAGCAAATAG
- a CDS encoding ABC transporter ATP-binding protein, whose amino-acid sequence MCTKAIGIQFSDACLQYNDSQTPTLAGVNMTIPAGQWTVLLGRSGCGKTTILRYLAGLLDEQVKWQGELTTTDGIALHERIAYMAQQDLLLPWLNALDNVCLSSRFSHANSNSAREKQRAIQLLEQVGLADYAYAKPTQLSGGMRQRVALARTLMQDKPLVLMDEPFSALDAVTRHKLQTLSATLLKGKTVVLITHDPQEAVRLANQLYVLQGTPAQAKPLLVPDTMPPRVLDGECAALQQAILDQLEKDYE is encoded by the coding sequence ATGTGCACTAAAGCGATTGGTATTCAGTTTAGTGATGCATGTTTGCAATACAACGACAGCCAAACACCTACGCTGGCAGGGGTGAATATGACCATTCCTGCAGGTCAGTGGACGGTTTTACTGGGGCGAAGCGGCTGCGGTAAAACCACCATTTTGCGTTATCTTGCCGGTTTACTTGATGAACAGGTGAAATGGCAAGGTGAACTGACGACCACTGACGGAATAGCTTTGCACGAGCGTATCGCTTACATGGCTCAACAGGACTTGTTACTGCCGTGGCTCAACGCGCTGGACAACGTTTGTTTGAGTTCTCGCTTTTCTCACGCCAACTCAAATTCCGCAAGGGAGAAGCAGCGCGCTATTCAATTGCTCGAACAAGTTGGATTAGCTGACTACGCCTACGCTAAGCCAACGCAACTTTCCGGAGGTATGCGCCAGCGTGTTGCTCTTGCTCGTACACTGATGCAGGACAAACCTCTGGTCTTGATGGACGAGCCTTTCTCTGCGCTCGATGCCGTTACTCGTCATAAGCTGCAAACCTTATCGGCCACACTGCTCAAAGGAAAAACGGTCGTGCTGATTACTCACGATCCGCAAGAAGCCGTTCGTCTTGCCAACCAATTGTATGTACTGCAAGGCACACCTGCACAAGCTAAACCTCTGCTGGTGCCAGATACGATGCCTCCTCGCGTGCTTGATGGCGAATGTGCCGCCTTGCAACAAGCGATCTTGGATCAACTGGAGAAAGATTATGAGTGA
- the thiD gene encoding bifunctional hydroxymethylpyrimidine kinase/phosphomethylpyrimidine kinase: protein MTQHSQPNSHKTPSSTTPIVLTIAGSDSGGGAGIQADIKAMSATGSFACSVITAITSQNTQGVSAIFPIPLEHVESQLDAVFTDLNIVAVKVGMLADANIIKVVANKIKQYQPKHLVIDPVMVATSGDLLLEHSAISTLKEELIPLADIITPNLPEGAALTGKPVPESEAEMNQMIDNLRSLGAKAVLLKGGHLEKDENSNDLLILQDSAELISSKRFPTKNTHGTGCTLSSAIASYLGQGNNLHKAVHLGKQYISQAIAHADELEVGKGHGPVHHFFAGPNFGKCHNVH, encoded by the coding sequence ATGACGCAGCACTCACAGCCTAATTCTCACAAGACGCCATCTTCAACCACCCCAATCGTATTAACGATCGCCGGTTCAGACAGTGGCGGCGGCGCTGGCATTCAGGCAGACATCAAAGCCATGTCGGCAACGGGCAGTTTTGCTTGCTCTGTCATTACTGCAATTACCTCGCAAAATACTCAAGGCGTTTCCGCCATTTTTCCTATTCCGCTTGAGCATGTAGAAAGCCAACTCGATGCCGTCTTTACCGACCTTAATATCGTGGCGGTTAAAGTCGGCATGCTGGCCGATGCCAACATCATCAAAGTGGTGGCTAACAAAATTAAACAATACCAACCGAAGCATCTGGTCATTGACCCAGTAATGGTGGCCACCAGCGGTGATTTATTGCTGGAACACTCTGCGATAAGCACATTAAAAGAAGAACTCATCCCTCTCGCCGACATCATCACCCCTAATCTTCCTGAAGGTGCCGCGTTAACTGGGAAACCTGTGCCAGAATCCGAAGCGGAAATGAATCAGATGATTGACAACCTTCGCTCTCTTGGTGCTAAAGCGGTTTTGTTGAAAGGCGGTCACCTAGAGAAAGATGAAAACAGTAACGACCTGCTTATCCTGCAGGATTCTGCAGAATTGATCAGTTCAAAACGTTTCCCAACCAAAAACACCCACGGCACAGGCTGTACCCTTTCTTCTGCGATCGCCTCTTACCTTGGCCAAGGCAATAACCTACACAAAGCCGTGCATTTAGGTAAACAGTATATCTCTCAAGCTATCGCCCATGCCGATGAGCTGGAAGTCGGTAAAGGTCACGGCCCGGTTCACCACTTCTTCGCAGGCCCCAATTTTGGGAAATGTCACAATGTGCACTAA
- a CDS encoding TldD/PmbA family protein, with amino-acid sequence MLNSVTAKSVIDHALFLGADFAELFVEHHQTNTVQIASGEVDKVNSGIDFGIGIRLFFGHKVLYGYTNSTDEAELKRVTSLLAAKDKREQIASAGSINLNRYPVQHGCRLPLSKDANLDSKIAFLLQVDQAARAESEYISQFIGSVLQREQQVSIFNSEGLHVDDTRHYIRVAGNTVAQKGNEQSSGMEGPGALAGWEFSEQIDAKELGQTIAQQALVKLGADACPSGEMPVVIGNGFGGVIFHEACGHLLETTSVAKKASVFHDKMGEMIAHTAVNAVDDGTMTNEWGSIHVDDEGLPTQRTQLIKDGKLTSFMVDKMGGMKTGYEPTGSGRRQNYKFAPTSRMRNTFIEEGEYSLDDMLAGVERGIYAKKMGGGSVQPGTGEFNFAVREAYLIENGKITKPLKAATLISTGPKVLKEISMVGKDMALAPGMCGSVSGAVPTTVGQPSLKVDNILVGGGN; translated from the coding sequence ATGCTTAATTCTGTAACAGCGAAGTCAGTGATCGATCATGCTCTTTTTTTAGGAGCTGATTTCGCTGAGCTATTCGTTGAACATCATCAAACTAACACCGTCCAGATAGCATCTGGTGAGGTGGATAAGGTCAATTCCGGTATCGATTTTGGTATCGGTATTCGCCTTTTCTTCGGTCACAAAGTGCTTTATGGTTACACCAACAGCACAGACGAAGCAGAACTAAAACGCGTCACCTCGTTGCTGGCTGCGAAAGACAAACGTGAGCAAATCGCATCTGCGGGTTCTATTAATTTGAATCGCTACCCAGTTCAGCACGGATGCCGTTTGCCTCTGAGCAAAGACGCCAATCTGGATTCTAAAATCGCGTTTCTTTTGCAAGTTGACCAAGCGGCACGAGCGGAAAGTGAATACATCAGCCAGTTTATTGGTAGTGTGCTACAGCGAGAGCAGCAGGTATCTATCTTCAACTCGGAAGGTTTACACGTTGATGATACGCGTCATTACATTCGCGTCGCAGGTAACACCGTTGCGCAAAAAGGCAATGAACAGTCTTCTGGCATGGAAGGTCCTGGTGCACTGGCTGGCTGGGAGTTCAGTGAGCAGATAGATGCCAAGGAACTGGGTCAAACTATCGCACAACAAGCTTTGGTTAAGCTTGGTGCAGATGCGTGTCCATCGGGTGAAATGCCAGTGGTTATCGGCAATGGTTTTGGTGGTGTTATTTTCCACGAAGCGTGTGGTCACTTGCTTGAAACCACATCGGTCGCTAAGAAGGCGTCAGTGTTCCACGATAAGATGGGCGAAATGATTGCTCATACGGCCGTAAACGCCGTCGATGATGGCACGATGACCAATGAATGGGGCTCAATTCATGTCGATGACGAAGGGTTGCCTACTCAGCGCACTCAACTTATCAAAGACGGTAAGTTAACTAGCTTTATGGTCGACAAAATGGGCGGCATGAAAACGGGTTATGAGCCAACTGGTTCAGGCCGCCGCCAAAACTATAAGTTCGCTCCGACTTCGCGTATGCGTAACACCTTTATTGAAGAAGGTGAGTATTCACTGGACGACATGCTGGCAGGTGTTGAGCGTGGTATTTACGCCAAGAAAATGGGCGGCGGTTCTGTGCAACCAGGTACGGGCGAGTTCAACTTTGCAGTACGCGAAGCTTATCTGATCGAAAACGGCAAAATCACCAAACCACTCAAAGCGGCAACGCTGATCAGTACCGGCCCTAAAGTTCTGAAAGAAATCAGCATGGTGGGTAAGGACATGGCACTCGCTCCAGGTATGTGTGGTTCTGTGAGTGGTGCTGTACCAACAACCGTCGGTCAGCCTTCGCTCAAAGTTGACAATATTCTGGTAGGAGGTGGTAACTAA
- a CDS encoding TldD/PmbA family protein, translated as MSQEQQLLNAVDYVLSEAKRQGAEADVIVNRNSSFSLKANQGKLDEYKVSSSQVLGVRVVKDARVATSYSESLEQSSLDLMLTNALQSARFSKQDEHQTISCVDSQITTDVAEIAQEDTTSVDEKIELSLALEQGVVSLPHASSSPYNGYSDGENQLIIANTQGTLCQHFERSFNCYAYTLFEKDGKQSMAGKMSVGRRFDELNSAFCIEEGYNLARDLLDGGPVKTGNYPAIFHIDALSSLFGAFGSAFSGVSAVKGITPLGNKLGQSVASELITFTDTAYMANGMAICGFDSEGFATQDNVLIENGQLNTLLHNSHTASYLGAVSTASAARGAKSSLDVAANHKVIATGKSSVAEVKAGEYLELVELQGVHSGADAVSGDFSFGASGFLCRDGQRVQPVRGITVAGNFYKMLQEVEAVGDAQLINDSRTFFAPDVRFARLSIGGK; from the coding sequence ATGAGCCAAGAACAACAACTTCTTAATGCCGTTGATTACGTCTTGTCAGAAGCCAAACGCCAAGGCGCAGAAGCGGATGTGATTGTTAACCGCAACAGCAGCTTCTCTTTGAAAGCGAACCAAGGCAAGCTGGATGAATACAAAGTAAGCTCGAGCCAGGTACTAGGTGTTCGAGTGGTAAAAGATGCACGAGTAGCGACCAGTTACTCTGAGTCACTAGAACAGTCAAGCCTAGACTTGATGCTGACGAATGCGTTGCAGAGTGCACGCTTCTCCAAGCAAGATGAGCATCAAACAATTAGCTGTGTAGACAGCCAGATCACCACTGATGTGGCTGAAATTGCGCAGGAAGATACTACGTCCGTTGATGAAAAAATCGAGCTTTCTCTGGCGCTTGAGCAAGGCGTGGTCAGCTTACCTCATGCTTCAAGCTCGCCATACAACGGCTATAGCGATGGTGAAAATCAACTGATCATTGCTAATACGCAAGGTACTCTGTGTCAGCACTTCGAGCGCTCTTTCAACTGTTACGCCTACACGCTTTTTGAAAAAGATGGCAAACAGTCGATGGCGGGTAAAATGTCAGTAGGGCGTCGTTTCGACGAGTTGAACTCGGCTTTCTGTATTGAAGAGGGTTACAACTTAGCTCGTGACCTGCTTGATGGCGGTCCGGTTAAAACTGGCAACTATCCAGCTATCTTCCATATCGATGCGCTTAGCAGTTTGTTCGGTGCATTCGGCAGTGCTTTCTCTGGTGTAAGCGCAGTGAAAGGGATTACACCATTGGGTAACAAGCTTGGTCAAAGCGTTGCAAGTGAATTGATTACCTTTACTGACACTGCATACATGGCAAATGGTATGGCGATTTGTGGTTTTGATAGTGAAGGCTTTGCAACTCAGGACAATGTGTTAATTGAGAATGGTCAGCTCAATACGTTATTACACAACAGTCACACCGCAAGCTACTTAGGTGCCGTTTCAACCGCGAGTGCTGCTCGAGGAGCGAAATCAAGCCTAGATGTTGCGGCTAACCACAAAGTGATTGCTACGGGTAAGAGCAGTGTTGCTGAAGTTAAAGCGGGTGAGTACCTTGAACTAGTAGAACTTCAGGGTGTTCATTCTGGCGCAGATGCTGTCAGCGGTGATTTCTCGTTTGGTGCTAGCGGGTTCTTATGCCGAGATGGTCAACGAGTTCAGCCAGTACGTGGAATTACTGTTGCAGGTAACTTCTACAAAATGTTGCAAGAAGTGGAAGCGGTTGGAGATGCCCAACTGATCAATGATAGCCGAACTTTCTTTGCACCAGATGTGCGCTTTGCACGTTTGAGCATCGGCGGCAAATAA